In Musa acuminata AAA Group cultivar baxijiao chromosome BXJ2-10, Cavendish_Baxijiao_AAA, whole genome shotgun sequence, a genomic segment contains:
- the LOC135582302 gene encoding universal stress protein PHOS32-like isoform X1, protein MNPPQTRPEPDRQASTAPPAATMAAAVAQAAIQPSSPRFFLSSVAAACPSPGSHRRIAIAVDLSDESAYAVKWAVQNYLRPGDAVILLHVRPTSVLYGADWGAIDVSVSAADAAKAEDAGSEESQRKLEDDFHALAAAKAQDLAQPLVQAQIPFKIHIVKDHDLKERLCLEVERLGLSAVIMGSRGVGAARRTNKGRLGSVSDYCAHHCVCPVVVVRYPDEGTSDAAEAGSIDGGNAVPALGTAGKDPELQPVPEEDEFHDASSEQKGGASVGEKEEKMVLKLDI, encoded by the coding sequence ATGAACCCCCCGCAGACCCGACCGGAGCCGGATCGACAGGCCTCTACGGCGCCACCTGCGGCTACGATGGCGGCCGCGGTGGCTCAGGCTGCCATCCAACCATCGTCGCCTCGCTTTTTCCTCTCCTCCGTCGCAGCTGCCTGCCCCTCGCCTGGCTCCCACCGCAGGATCGCGATCGCGGTCGACCTCAGCGACGAGAGCGCCTACGCGGTGAAGTGGGCAGTCCAGAACTACCTCCGCCCGGGCGACGCCGTAATCCTACTCCACGTTCGGCCCACCTCAGTCCTCTACGGCGCCGACTGGGGCGCCATCGACGTCTCTGTCTCCGCCGCCGATGCTGCGAAAGCGGAGGACGCTGGCTCCGAGGAGTCGCAGCGGAAGCTGGAGGACGACTTCCATGCCTTAGCGGCGGCGAAAGCCCAGGACCTCGCCCAGCCCCTTGTGCAGGCTCAGATCCCGTTCAAGATCCATATCGTGAAGGACCATGACTTGAAGGAGAGGCTTTGCTTGGAGGTGGAGCGGCTCGGGCTTAGTGCTGTGATCATGGGGAGCAGGGGCGTCGGAGCTGCGCGGAGGACTAACAAGGGGAGGCTTGGAAGCGTCAGCGACTACTGTGCTCATCATTGTGTTTGCCCTGTGGTGGTGGTGCGCTATCCTGATGAAGGGACCAGCGACGCTGCGGAGGCAGGCTCTATCGATGGTGGTAATGCAGTGCCCGCCTTGGGCACGGCAGGCAAGGATCCGGAATTGCAACCCGTGCCAGAAGAGGATGAGTTCCATGATGCATCCAGTGAGCAGAAAG
- the LOC135582302 gene encoding universal stress protein PHOS32-like isoform X2, translated as MNPPQTRPEPDRQASTAPPAATMAAAVAQAAIQPSSPRFFLSSVAAACPSPGSHRRIAIAVDLSDESAYAVKWAVQNYLRPGDAVILLHVRPTSVLYGADWGAIDVSVSAADAAKAEDAGSEESQRKLEDDFHALAAAKAQDLAQPLVQAQIPFKIHIVKDHDLKERLCLEVERLGLSAVIMGSRGVGAARRTNKGRLGSVSDYCAHHCVCPVVVVRYPDEGTSDAAEAGSIDGGNAVPALGTAGKDPELQPVPEEDEFHDASSEQKD; from the coding sequence ATGAACCCCCCGCAGACCCGACCGGAGCCGGATCGACAGGCCTCTACGGCGCCACCTGCGGCTACGATGGCGGCCGCGGTGGCTCAGGCTGCCATCCAACCATCGTCGCCTCGCTTTTTCCTCTCCTCCGTCGCAGCTGCCTGCCCCTCGCCTGGCTCCCACCGCAGGATCGCGATCGCGGTCGACCTCAGCGACGAGAGCGCCTACGCGGTGAAGTGGGCAGTCCAGAACTACCTCCGCCCGGGCGACGCCGTAATCCTACTCCACGTTCGGCCCACCTCAGTCCTCTACGGCGCCGACTGGGGCGCCATCGACGTCTCTGTCTCCGCCGCCGATGCTGCGAAAGCGGAGGACGCTGGCTCCGAGGAGTCGCAGCGGAAGCTGGAGGACGACTTCCATGCCTTAGCGGCGGCGAAAGCCCAGGACCTCGCCCAGCCCCTTGTGCAGGCTCAGATCCCGTTCAAGATCCATATCGTGAAGGACCATGACTTGAAGGAGAGGCTTTGCTTGGAGGTGGAGCGGCTCGGGCTTAGTGCTGTGATCATGGGGAGCAGGGGCGTCGGAGCTGCGCGGAGGACTAACAAGGGGAGGCTTGGAAGCGTCAGCGACTACTGTGCTCATCATTGTGTTTGCCCTGTGGTGGTGGTGCGCTATCCTGATGAAGGGACCAGCGACGCTGCGGAGGCAGGCTCTATCGATGGTGGTAATGCAGTGCCCGCCTTGGGCACGGCAGGCAAGGATCCGGAATTGCAACCCGTGCCAGAAGAGGATGAGTTCCATGATGCATCCAGTGAGCAGAAAG
- the LOC135624532 gene encoding pentatricopeptide repeat-containing protein At1g28690, mitochondrial-like, which yields MREMREMRDGRLLSPFTRRFHPDSFFPAKVNSLASILQHFIESSCPFKGQALHAQIIKFDLQANTNISIKLLILYLKCGSLVHARNVFDRMPRRTLSAYNYMIAGYFREGRSEETLDLVRKLSFSSEKPDGFTLSMALKLSAGLASCRFPRQVHTQIVRLGIDSDEVVFAALIDSYVKNGNLGYARSVYDAMSVSNLVCSTALIVGYMNQRAFGKAEEIFQNITEKDAVVFNAMIEGYSKELDAAISSIEVYKMMQQLNYRPTISTFVSVIGACSLLSALDVGQQIHGQMIKMEIFSHVKCGSALLDMYSKCGEVEDARKMFDHMPDRNVFTWTSIIDGYGKNGIPNEALNLFYEMKSENVGPNYATFLSVLSACGHAGLVSSGQKIFESMERDYKLKPRMEHYACMVDLLGRHGNLSDAYNFIQQIPEKPNSDVWTALLGASRLHGDLEMADAAAKEVFKLSQNGRPGAYIALSNTFAAAEKWQGVSEVRDLMKARGVSKGIGQSWMEMDKGL from the coding sequence ATGAGAGAGATGAGAGAGATGAGAGATGGACGGCTACTGAGCCCATTTACCCGCCGTTTCCATCCTGACTCTTTTTTCCCAGCAAAAGTCAACTCCCTCGCTTCAATCCTACAGCATTTTATTGAATCGAGTTGCCCCTTCAAAGGCCAAGCTCTTCACGCTCAGATTATCAAGTTTGATCTCCAAGCTAACACCAACATATCAATCAAGCTCCTCATCCTGTACCTTAAGTGCGGTTCGCTGGTTCATGCCCGCAATGTGTTTGATCGGATGCCAAGGCGAACTCTATCTGCTTATAACTACATGATTGCTGGGTACTTCAGGGAAGGCCGTTCTGAGGAGACGTTAGATCTTGTACGGAAGCTCTCGTTCTCGAGTGAAAAGCCAGATGGGTTCACCTTATCGATGGCCCTCAAACTGTCGGCGGGCTTGGCTTCGTGCAGATTTCCAAGACAGGTCCACACTCAGATTGTCAGATTAGGAATCGATTCTGATGAAGTCGTGTTTGCTGCTCTCATTGACTCGTATGTGAAGAATGGGAATCTTGGGTATGCTAGGAGTGTCTATGATGCAATGTCGGTGAGCAATCTAGTGTGTTCTACTGCGCTGATAGTTGGGTATATGAATCAGAGGGCCTTCGGTAAAGCCGAAGAGATATTTCAGAATATAACAGAGAAGGATGCGGTTGTGTTCAATGCTATGATCGAAGGGTATAGCAAAGAGTTAGATGCAGCTATAAGTTCAATTGAGGTCTACAAGATGATGCAACAGCTGAATTACCGGCCAACAATCTCTACCTTTGTAAGTGTCATCGGAGCTTGCTCTCTCTTGTCAGCTCTGGATGTTGGACAACAGATACATGGCCAAATGATCAAGATGGAAATCTTTTCTCATGTAAAATGTGGGAGTGCACTCTTAGATATGTATTCAAAATGTGGAGAAGTCGAGGACGCTCGGAAGATGTTTGACCACATGCCAGACAGGAATGTCTTTACCTGGACATCAATAATTGATGGGTATGGAAAGAATGGAATTCCAAATGAGGCTCTTAATCTTTTCTATGAAATGAAAAGCGAAAATGTTGGGCCCAATTATGCCACGTTCTTAAGTGTTTTATCAGCTTGCGGGCATGCTGGATTGGTGTCAAGTGGTCAAAAGATTTTTGAGAGCATGGAAAGGGACTATAAACTTAAACCAAGGATGGAACACTATGCCTGCATGGTAGATCTACTGGGCCGCCATGGAAATTTAAGTGATGCATATAACTTCATCCAACAGATTCCTGAGAAGCCAAATTCTGATGTGTGGACAGCTTTGCTAGGAGCATCCAGACTTCATGGAGATTTGGAGATGGCAGATGCTGCAGCAAAAGAGGTTTTTAAGCTGAGTCAAAATGGAAGGCCAGGGGCTTATATTGCTTTGTCCAACACTTTTGCAGCTGCTGAGAAATGGCAAGGTGTCAGTGAAGTAAGGGATTTGATGAAAGCAAGGGGTGTCTCCAAAGGCATTGGTCAAAGTTGGATGGAGATGGACAAAGGTCTTTGA